From a region of the Haematobia irritans isolate KBUSLIRL chromosome 4, ASM5000362v1, whole genome shotgun sequence genome:
- the Hmbs gene encoding porphobilinogen deaminase-like protein l(3)02640 isoform X1, with translation MTETIKVGSRKSELALIQTKHVISRLQKLYPNKKFEIHTMTTIGDRVLNISLPKIGEKSLFTRDLEDALRNGGVDFVVHSLKDLPTALPTGMAIGAVLEREDARDALVLRENYKGHTIGTLPAGSVIGTSSLRRTAQLRRQYPHLVVCDIRGNLNTRLAKLDAADSKFAGIILAQAGLVRMGWHDRVSQILEPTDLLYAVGQGALAVECRSNDTNILEMLRSLMCLPTTCRIIAERSFLKTLGGGCSAPVAVFSNLKGNLANDGTCLNTVNLHLDGAVWSLDGATEIREDIACLLVQPNSNDENSNDEPPQKRTRPTDSSSGSPELQSQHSPPVINDDADMDEFAGSYNINDLVEKHINLVNKCPVVGVEVRKAATDGRSATVGGGGDADKTHAKACPLSIEIGQDVMGQCPFIGNDTKVSLAASAKCPITNNTSNNNNVVGGEDAVDCVPTPSTSKCPFASMHNKCDIVTSVKATKRSYEESTGKCPFLLKTVKMFDYSDDEKPPQSNGNTILIEDVDNLFCGLYRHDCHDSEIYDRCNKLGMQLAKKLIKRGALDVMKIAQAEIHSKA, from the exons ataCCATGACAACTATTGGTGACCGTGTCCTTAACATATCACTGCccaaaattggagaaaaaagtTTGTTTACCAGGGACCTTGAGGATGCATTGCGCAACGGTGGTGTTGATTTTGTAGTTCATTCACTAAAGGACTTGCCGACAGCTTTGCCAACTGGAATGGCAATAGGCGCTGTCCTTGAACGTGAAGACGCCAGAGATGCCTTGGTCCTTCGAGAGAACTATAAAGGTCATACCATAGGCACTTTGCCGGCAGGAAGTGTAATCG gtaCCTCATCGTTAAGAAGAACGGCGCAGTTAAGAAGACAATATCCTCATCTGGTCGTTTGCGATATACGTGGCAATTTAAACACACGTTTGGCAAAGTTAGATGCCGCCGACTCCAAGTTTGCTGGAATTATATTAGCTCAAGCTGGTTTGGTACGAATGGGTTGGCATGACAGAGTCAGTCAAATTCTCGAACCTACAGATCTTTTGTATGCCGTAGGTCAAGGAGCTTTAGCTGTAGAATGTCGTTCTAATGacacaaatattttggaaatgcTCCGCAGTCTAATGTGTCTCCCAACCACATGTAGAATAATTGCTGaaagaagttttcttaaaaccctcGGAGGAGGTTGCAGTGCTCCTGTTGCGGTGTTCAGCAATTTGAAGGGAAACTTGGCTAACGATGGGACATGTTTGAACACTGTTAATCTACATTTGGATGGTGCTGTATGGAGTTTGGATGGTGCTACAGAAATTCGAGAAGACATTGCATGCTTACTTGTCCAGCCTAACTCTAATGATGAAAATAGCAATGACGAGCCTCCACAAAAACGTACAAGGCCTACTGATAGCAGTAGTGGCAGTCCCGAGTTGCAAAGTCAACATAGCCCACCTGTTATAAATGATGATGCCGATATGGACGAGTTTGCTGGTTCCTACAACATTAATGACTTGGTAGAGAAGCACATAAACTTAGTGAATAAATGTCCTGTTGTCGGTGTTGAAGTTAGAAAAGCGGCTACAGATGGCAGGAGTGCTACCGTTGGTGGTGGAGGAGATGCAGACAAAACGCATGCGAAAGCCTGCCCTCTATCTATTGAAATTGGGCAGGATGTCATGGGACAATGTCCGTTTATTGGAAATGACACAAAAGTTTCATTAGCTGCATCTGCTAAATGCCCAATCACCAATAATACCAGCAACAATAACAATGTTGTTGGTGGCGAAGATGCGGTGGACTGTGTGCCAACTCCATCCACGTCGAAGTGTCCGTTTGCATCTATGCACAATAAATGCGACATTGTGACAAGTGTCAAAGCAACAAAACGGAGTTATGAGGAGTCAACAGGAAAATGTCCGTTTCTTCTAAAAACAGTTAAAATGTTTGACTATTCGGACGACGAGAAACCACCGCAATCGAATGGAAACACTATCCTAATTGAAGATGTCGATAACTTATTTTGTGGGCTCTATCGCCATGACTGCCATGATAGCGAAATATATGATAGATGTAATAAGCTAGGTATGCAATTAGCtaaaaagttaataaaaagaGGTGCTTTAGATGTAATGAAAATTGCGCAAGCAGAAATCCATAGTAAAGCGTAA
- the Hmbs gene encoding porphobilinogen deaminase-like protein l(3)02640 isoform X2 translates to MTTIGDRVLNISLPKIGEKSLFTRDLEDALRNGGVDFVVHSLKDLPTALPTGMAIGAVLEREDARDALVLRENYKGHTIGTLPAGSVIGTSSLRRTAQLRRQYPHLVVCDIRGNLNTRLAKLDAADSKFAGIILAQAGLVRMGWHDRVSQILEPTDLLYAVGQGALAVECRSNDTNILEMLRSLMCLPTTCRIIAERSFLKTLGGGCSAPVAVFSNLKGNLANDGTCLNTVNLHLDGAVWSLDGATEIREDIACLLVQPNSNDENSNDEPPQKRTRPTDSSSGSPELQSQHSPPVINDDADMDEFAGSYNINDLVEKHINLVNKCPVVGVEVRKAATDGRSATVGGGGDADKTHAKACPLSIEIGQDVMGQCPFIGNDTKVSLAASAKCPITNNTSNNNNVVGGEDAVDCVPTPSTSKCPFASMHNKCDIVTSVKATKRSYEESTGKCPFLLKTVKMFDYSDDEKPPQSNGNTILIEDVDNLFCGLYRHDCHDSEIYDRCNKLGMQLAKKLIKRGALDVMKIAQAEIHSKA, encoded by the exons ATGACAACTATTGGTGACCGTGTCCTTAACATATCACTGCccaaaattggagaaaaaagtTTGTTTACCAGGGACCTTGAGGATGCATTGCGCAACGGTGGTGTTGATTTTGTAGTTCATTCACTAAAGGACTTGCCGACAGCTTTGCCAACTGGAATGGCAATAGGCGCTGTCCTTGAACGTGAAGACGCCAGAGATGCCTTGGTCCTTCGAGAGAACTATAAAGGTCATACCATAGGCACTTTGCCGGCAGGAAGTGTAATCG gtaCCTCATCGTTAAGAAGAACGGCGCAGTTAAGAAGACAATATCCTCATCTGGTCGTTTGCGATATACGTGGCAATTTAAACACACGTTTGGCAAAGTTAGATGCCGCCGACTCCAAGTTTGCTGGAATTATATTAGCTCAAGCTGGTTTGGTACGAATGGGTTGGCATGACAGAGTCAGTCAAATTCTCGAACCTACAGATCTTTTGTATGCCGTAGGTCAAGGAGCTTTAGCTGTAGAATGTCGTTCTAATGacacaaatattttggaaatgcTCCGCAGTCTAATGTGTCTCCCAACCACATGTAGAATAATTGCTGaaagaagttttcttaaaaccctcGGAGGAGGTTGCAGTGCTCCTGTTGCGGTGTTCAGCAATTTGAAGGGAAACTTGGCTAACGATGGGACATGTTTGAACACTGTTAATCTACATTTGGATGGTGCTGTATGGAGTTTGGATGGTGCTACAGAAATTCGAGAAGACATTGCATGCTTACTTGTCCAGCCTAACTCTAATGATGAAAATAGCAATGACGAGCCTCCACAAAAACGTACAAGGCCTACTGATAGCAGTAGTGGCAGTCCCGAGTTGCAAAGTCAACATAGCCCACCTGTTATAAATGATGATGCCGATATGGACGAGTTTGCTGGTTCCTACAACATTAATGACTTGGTAGAGAAGCACATAAACTTAGTGAATAAATGTCCTGTTGTCGGTGTTGAAGTTAGAAAAGCGGCTACAGATGGCAGGAGTGCTACCGTTGGTGGTGGAGGAGATGCAGACAAAACGCATGCGAAAGCCTGCCCTCTATCTATTGAAATTGGGCAGGATGTCATGGGACAATGTCCGTTTATTGGAAATGACACAAAAGTTTCATTAGCTGCATCTGCTAAATGCCCAATCACCAATAATACCAGCAACAATAACAATGTTGTTGGTGGCGAAGATGCGGTGGACTGTGTGCCAACTCCATCCACGTCGAAGTGTCCGTTTGCATCTATGCACAATAAATGCGACATTGTGACAAGTGTCAAAGCAACAAAACGGAGTTATGAGGAGTCAACAGGAAAATGTCCGTTTCTTCTAAAAACAGTTAAAATGTTTGACTATTCGGACGACGAGAAACCACCGCAATCGAATGGAAACACTATCCTAATTGAAGATGTCGATAACTTATTTTGTGGGCTCTATCGCCATGACTGCCATGATAGCGAAATATATGATAGATGTAATAAGCTAGGTATGCAATTAGCtaaaaagttaataaaaagaGGTGCTTTAGATGTAATGAAAATTGCGCAAGCAGAAATCCATAGTAAAGCGTAA